A DNA window from Vigna angularis cultivar LongXiaoDou No.4 chromosome 1, ASM1680809v1, whole genome shotgun sequence contains the following coding sequences:
- the LOC108318815 gene encoding putative clathrin assembly protein At1g25240, which produces MRMQKTRSWVVALKGLMLIHGIFCCDIQMVQRMGRLPFDLSNFSDAHLSTEKAWDFNDFIRAYFAYLDQRSAFVSSEVKKLKKNKKEKEVEETLMEELEGLQKLQGLVDMLLQIRPRNENMNVGLVLEAMDCVIVEVFGVYSKFCNKIAKVLLRIYEMGGRMEASIGLKVLQKASIQREELSSFLEFCKDIGVLNASQCPQIERISQEDIQDLEKIINGASSNKKGGVAANDEDKAIVVRDCSAIAPVSHQKESEKGLMTIITHQWEVFDNDDNVMFGGKGMHTVSGEKDIRNTTNPFEESYHIVPYVSAHNQPLPDLISF; this is translated from the coding sequence ATGCGCATGCAGAAGACTCGAAGCTGGGTGGTCGCGCTGAAAGGCTTGATGCTCATACATGGCATTTTCTGCTGTGACATCCAGATGGTGCAACGGATGGGGAGGTTACCCTTTGACCTCTCAAACTTTTCTGATGCCCATTTGAGCACCGAGAAGGCTTGGGATTTCAACGATTTCATTCGTGCTTATTTTGCGTATTTGGATCAAAGATCGGCGTTCGTATCCTCCGAGGTTAAAAAGctaaagaagaataaaaaggaGAAGGAGGTGGAGGAGACGTTGATGGAAGAGCTTGAGGGTTTGCAAAAGTTGCAAGGGTTGGTTGATATGCTTCTTCAGATCAGGCCTCGGAACGAGAACATGAATGTTGGTTTGGTTCTTGAAGCCATGGACTGTGTTATAGTTGAGGTTTTCGGTGTGTATAGTAAGTTTTGCAACAAGATTGCCAAGGTTTTGTTGAGGATATATGAAATGGGTGGGAGGATGGAAGCGAGTATTGGCCTCAAGGTTCTTCAGAAAGCATCGATTCAAAGGGAGGAGTTGTCTTCGTTCCTTGAGTTTTGCAAGGATATTGGTGTCCTCAATGCCTCTCAGTGCCCCCAAATTGAAAGAATTTCTCAGGAGGATATTCAAGATCTTGAGAAAATAATCAATGGTGCCTCTTCCAACAAGAAGGGTGGTGTTGCGGCAAATGATGAGGACAAAGCCATTGTGGTAAGAGATTGTTCTGCCATTGCACCTGTTTCACACCAGAAGGAGTCAGAGAAGGGTTTGATGACCATCATCACTCACCAATGGGAGGTTTTTGATAATGATGATAATGTGATGTTTGGTGGTAAAGGAATGCACACTGTCTCTGGTGAAAAGGATATTCGCAACACAACCAATCCTTTTGAGGAATCATATCACATTGTGCCTTATGTTTCTGCTCACAATCAACCTCTTCCTGATCTAATTAGTTTTTAG